The Sebastes fasciatus isolate fSebFas1 chromosome 4, fSebFas1.pri, whole genome shotgun sequence genome window below encodes:
- the ppp6r3 gene encoding serine/threonine-protein phosphatase 6 regulatory subunit 3 isoform X1: MFWKFDLHTTSHIDTLLEKEDVTLTEVMDEDDVLQECKAQNHKLVNFLLRPQCMEDLVTFITQEPSTDVEEKVKYKYPNISCELLTSDLGQINDRLGEDEKLLMKLYGFLQNEPPLNPLLASFFSKVLSILIGRKPEQIVEFLRKREDFVDLMIKHIGTSAIMDLLLRMLTCIEPQQLRQDVLNWLNEEKVIQRLVDMVQPSQDEDRHSNASQSLCEIIRLSRDQMFQVQGSSDPDPLLATLEKQETVEQLLFNIFDKEKNESAIVSVIQILLTLFETRRPAFEGHMDCPPGMSHPSFSVNHSILEAVRPRLKDFHQLLLEPPKANVMKTTWGVLDPPVGNTRLNVVRLVASLLQSNTHSINTELINLNTLGVILDMYFKYIWNNFLHIQVEICTAMILAMPPAPTDIQPDTEQENARESILIKHLFQKCQFIQRIVEAWSSNEKEQSEGGRRRGYMGHLTRIANSIVHNCDKGPNGPQIQQLISELPAEDRDKWEAFISGQLSDTNKRNTVDLVNTHHIHSSSDDEVDFKDSGFHQDSSLQQAFSDYQMQQMTSNFIEQFGFNDEEFADQDDVVDIPFDRISDINFSLNTNESANIALFEARCKEKIQQFEDAGSDEEDIWDEKDVTFAPEAQRRPRSSGSTDSEESTDSEEEDVKRDPFEASNPSTDDRMEVDTGPVWTANFDDIPMDTGTSTAPASSPNNPAAPPAVSSSSSSTEDLPDAGWSSTPPAPSSTEIGWADFSNFTPVSPKDPLRCNSPVAMETSIETMDPLGVNAPMQPEDCDGWLGTSVASPSSTSAKDCGRSKAEEETASCEHRSITETVINGSMKETVSLTVDAKTETAVFKRVLKSYRDEEKNASSEKCSVVECVDSERTGVNSSAAACCPKTGSEKCRPTAELPNGPLDEMSATEEAKLDQSAVSSEPAVNGPA, from the exons ATGTTTTGGAAATTTGACCTCCACACCACATCCCACATTGACACGCTGTTGGAGAAGGAGGATGTGACGCTGACAGAGGTGATGGATGAGGACGACGTCCTGCAGGAGTGCAAGGCCCAGAACCACAAACTGGTCAACTTCCTGCTGAGACCACAGTGCATGGAGGACCTGGTCACCTTCATCACACAGGAACCCAGTACTGATGTTGAGGAGAAAGTGAAATACAA GTATCCCAACATATCATGTGAGCTGCTTACATCAGATTTGGGCCAGATCAACGACAGACTGGGAGAAGATGAGAAACTGCTGATGAAACTGTATGGCTTCCTCCAGAATGAGCCGCCTCTCAATCCGCTCCTGGCCAGCTTCTTCTCCAAGGTCCTATCCATTCTTATAGGACGCAAGCCTGAACAG ATAGTAGAGTTTCTGCGGAAGCGGGAGGACTTTGTAGACTTGATGATCAAACACATCGGGACATCTGCCATCATGGACCTGCTTCTCAGAATGCTAACCTGCATCGAACCACAACAGCTACGACAGGACGTTCTCAAC TGGCTGAATGAGGAGAAGGTGATTCAGAGACTGGTGGACATGGTACAACCTTCTCAAGATGAGGAT AGACACTCCAATGCCTCCCAGTCACTGTGTGAGATCATCAGACTGAGCAGAGACCAGATGTTCCAGGTCCAGGGCTCCTCAGACCCCGACCCACTTCTGGCTACACTTGAAAA gcAGGAGACGGTGGAGCAGCTGCTGTTTAATATCTTCGACAAGGAGAAGAATGAATCTGCAATTGTCAGTGTTATCCAGATCCTCCTCACATTGTTTGAGACAAGGAGACCAGC ATTTGAGGGTCATATGGATTGCCCCCCTGGGATGTCGCACCCTTCATTCTCAGTCAACCACAGCATCCTGGAGGCTGTGAGACCCCGACTCAAAGACTTCCACCAGCTGCTACTGGAACCCCCAAAG GCCAACGTGATGAAGACAACATGGGGGGTGCTGGACCCTCCTGTGGGTAACACCAGGCTCAATGTGGTCAGACTGGTGGCCAGTCTgttgcagagcaacacacacagcatcaaCACAGAACTCATTAACCTCAACACACTGGGAGTCATACTA GATATGTATTTCAAATACATCTGGAACAACTTCCTCCACATTCAAGTGGAGATCTGCACAGCCATGATTCTGGCTATGCCCCCCGCCCCCACTGACATCCAGCCAGACACGGAGCAGGAAAATGCGAGGGAGAGCATCCTCATCAAACAT CTGTTTCAAAAGTGCCAGTTTATACAGAGAATCGTAGAGGCCTGGAGCTCCAATGAGAAAGAACA GTCAGAAGGTGGTCGGCGACGAGGCTACATGGGTCACCTCACCAGAATAGCCAACTCTATAGTTCATAACTGTGACAAAGGCCCTAATGGACCACAGATACAACAGCTCATCTCTG agctcccagcagaggacagagacaaATGGGAGGCCTTTATTTCTGGGCAGCTGTCTGACACAAACAAGAGAAACACTGTTGACCTG gtGAATACACACCACATCCATTCTTCCAGTGATGATGAAGTGGACTTTAAAGACAGTGGCTTTCACCAGGACTCCTCTCTACAACAA GCCTTTTCTGATTATCAGATGCAACAAATGACGTCCAATTTTATTGAGCAGTTCGGCTTCAATGACGAAGAGTTTGCTGATCAGGACGATGTTGTGGA TATTCCCTTTGATAGAATATCAGACATCAATTTTTCACTGAATACAAATGAAAGT GCAAATATAGCTTTGTTTGAGGCACGCTGTAAGGAGAAAATCCAGCAGTTTGAAGATGCTGGTTCAGATGAGGAAGATATATGGGACGAAAAAGACGTCACTTTCGCACCAGAGGCACAGAGACGCCCCAG GAGTTCAGGCAGCACAGACAGCGAGGAAAGCACAGActcggaggaggaggatgtgaagAGAGATCCATTTGAAGCTTCCAATCCCAGCACCGATGACCGAATGGAAGTCGACACAG ggcCTGTTTGGACGGCCAACTTTGATGACATCCCCATGGACACAGGTACGTCTACAGCTCCAGCCTCCAGCCCCAACAACCCCGCTGCCCCCCCTGctgtgtcctcctcctcctcttccacagAAGACCTCCCCGATGCAGGATGGAGCTCCACTCCTCCTGCCCCCTCCAGCACTGAAATAGGCTGGGCTGATTTCTCCAACTTCACCCCTGTCAG CCCCAAAGACCCTCTGAGGTGCAACTCTCCTGTTGCTATGGAAACCAGCATAGAGACAATGGACCCTCTGGGGGTCAATGCACCCATGCAGCCTGAAG ATTGTGATGGTTGGTTGGGTACCAGCGTGGCTTCTCCCTCTTCCACCTCAGCTAAGGATTGTGGGAGATCTAAAgcagaggaggaaacagctTCTTGTGAGCATCGCAGCATCACTGAGACGGTCATCAACGGCTCCATGAAAGAAACGGTCAGCCTCACTGTTGATGCCAAGACCGAGACCGCCGTCTTTAAGAG AGTTTTGAAATCTTATCG TGATGAAGAGAAGAATGCTTCTTCAGAGAAATGCTCAGTAGTGGAGTGTGTGGATTCGGAGAGAACAGGCGTCAACAGCTCAGCCGCAGCCTGCTGTCCCAAAACAGG